The following coding sequences are from one Musa acuminata AAA Group cultivar baxijiao chromosome BXJ2-4, Cavendish_Baxijiao_AAA, whole genome shotgun sequence window:
- the LOC135610587 gene encoding probable inorganic phosphate transporter 1-8 encodes MSQQLQVLNALDVAKTQWYHFTAIVIAGMGFFTDAYDLFCISLVTKLLGRIYYHVDGSPTPGSLPPQASAAVNGVAFVGTLSGQLFFGWLGDKMGRKRVYGMTLMIMVICSIASGLSFGHDSKGVMATLCFFRFWLGFGIGGDYPLSATIMSEYANKKTRGAFIAAVFAMQGVGILAGGMVAIVISSAFKNRYQAPPYAIDPVGSTVPQADYVWRIILMFGSLPAALTYYWRMKMPETARYTALVAQNAKLAASDMSKVLQVEIEEEQSKVEQIANAPSNAFGLFSKEFLRRHGLHLLGTATTWFLLDIAFYSQNLFQKDIFTAIGWIPKAATMNALEEVFRIARAQSIIALCGTVPGYWFTVALIDIIGRFTIQLLGFAMMTIFMLGLAIPYHHWTTKGHQIGFVVMYAFTFFFANFGPNSTTFIVPAEIFPARLRSTCHGISAASGKLGAIIGSFGFLYLAQNQNPAKADHGYPAGIGVRNSLFLLAGCNLLGLLFTFLVPESKGRSLEEMSGENEGDEQAAGVLNRTMPV; translated from the coding sequence ATGTCGCAGCAACTCCAGGTCTTGAACGCGCTCGACGTCGCGAAGACGCAATGGTACCACTTCACGGCGATCGTCATCGCGGGCATGGGCTTCTTCACAGACGCCTACGACCTCTTCTGCATCTCACTCGTCAccaagctcctcggccgcatCTACTACCACGTCGACGGGTCCCCCACCCCCGGGTCACTCCCGCCCCAGGCCTCCGCCGCCGTTAATGGCGTCGCCTTCGTTGGGACCCTCTCCGGCCAGCTCTTCTTTGGTTGGCTCGGTGATAAGATGGGCCGCAAGCGCGTCTACGGCATGACCCTCATGATCATGGTCATCTGCTCCATCGCCTCCGGTCTCTCTTTCGGCCACGACTCCAAGGGCGTCATGGCCACCCTCTGCTTCTTCCGCTTCTGGCTCGGCTTCGGTATCGGCGGCGACTACCCTCTCTCCGCCACGATCATGTCGGAGTACGCTAATAAAAAGACCCGCGGGGCGTTCATCGCCGCCGTCTTCGCCATGCAGGGCGTCGGCATCCTCGCCGGCGGCATGGTGGCCATCGTGATTTCCTCCGCGTTCAAGAACAGGTACCAGGCTCCGCCCTACGCCATCGACCCCGTTGGCTCCACCGTCCCCCAGGCCGACTACGTCTGGCGCATAATTCTCATGTTCGGGTCCCTGCCGGCGGCGCTGACCTACTACTGGCGGATGAAGATGCCGGAGACGGCGCGGTACACCGCCCTCGTGGCGCAGAACGCGAAGCTGGCGGCGTCGGACATGTCCAAGGTCTTGCAGGTGGAGATCGAGGAGGAGCAGTCGAAAGTGGAGCAAATCGCCAACGCGCCGTCGAACGCCTTCGGCCTCTTCTCCAAGGAGTTCCTCCGCCGCCACGGCCTCCACTTGCTTGGCACCGCCACCACCTGGTTCCTCCTCGACATCGCCTTCTACAGCCAGAACCTCTTCCAGAAGGACATCTTCACCGCCATCGGGTGGATTCCCAAGGCCGCCACCATGAACGCGCTCGAGGAGGTCTTCCGAATCGCCCGGGCGCAGAGCATCATCGCGCTCTGCGGCACCGTGCCCGGCTACTGGTTTACCGTCGCGCTGATCGACATCATCGGCCGGTTCACGATCCAACTCCTTGGGTTCGCCATGATGACGATCTTCATGCTGGGCCTCGCCATCCCGTACCACCACTGGACCACCAAGGGTCACCAGATCGGCTTCGTCGTCATGTACGCCTTCACCTTCTTCTTCGCCAACTTCGGGCCCAACAGCACCACGTTCATCGTGCCAGCGGAGATCTTCCCCGCGCGGCTCCGCTCGACCTGCCACGGTATCTCTGCGGCCTCCGGGAAGCTCGGCGCCATCATCGGCTCTTTCGGGTTCCTCTACCTGGCGCAGAACCAGAACCCGGCCAAGGCCGACCACGGGTACCCTGCGGGCATCGGAGTAAGGAACTCGCTCTTCCTCCTCGCCGGCTGCAACCTCTTGGGCTTACTCTTCACCTTCCTGGTTCCGGAGTCGAAGGGGAGGTCGCTGGAGGAGATGTCCGGCGAGAACGAAGGTGACGAGCAGGCCGCGGGAGTATTGAACAGGACCATGCCTGTCTAA